A part of Strix aluco isolate bStrAlu1 chromosome 21, bStrAlu1.hap1, whole genome shotgun sequence genomic DNA contains:
- the LOC141932924 gene encoding beta-keratin-related protein, with product MSCYSPCLPATCGPTPLANSCNEPCVIRCADSSVAIQPSPVMVTLPGPILSSFPQSTAVGSTASAAVGSSLSAASVPIASGGSLGLGGFGWSGLGRGLCGPLGRGNLLC from the coding sequence ATGTCGTGCTACAGCCCGTGCCTGCCAGCCAcctgcggcccaaccccgcttgccaacagctgcaacgagccctgcgTCATCCGGTGCGCCGACTCCAGCGTTGCGATCCAGCCCTCGCCAGTGATGGTGACGCTGCCGGGCCcaatcctcagctccttccctcagagcacagccgtgggatccaccGCGTCGGCTGCCGTggggagctccctcagcgctgccaGTGTGCCCATcgcttctgggggctccctggggctgggcggcTTTGGGTGGTCCGGTCTGGGCCGCGGGCTCTGCGGGCCTCTGGGACGGGGCAATCTCTTATGCTGA